The window AAGAACAAAAAGGTTGTAAAAATGTAAAGAGAGCATACCGTAAGTTCACCTAATTCAATAAAGCTGGACACTTTtctccaaaccctaaaccctatccTCGGCTAACCATTCCCTAAaccttttttattaaattatatgccTAAACCTAACTGCAACACTATTCAATTAGCTAAGATAAGCTCAATGAGCAGATTAGCTAAGAGGATGCTCTAATTGCTCGAACAAGATTCAAATGTGGGGCAAAAATGTTATACATACCTCTGTTTTCAGAAGCTTGAAGGAAAACCCACGAAGAGGGGTTTCTGTTCTCCACAGATTCAGATTACGAAACCCTAGAAATCTCGATTCGAAACTTGACCCGCGAATAGCAATTGGTGGGTTTTGGGGCTCGGCGGTGAAACGATAAAATAACGGAATTAGAACGAGAAATTGGAGAAAAAAGAGACGATCTTTGCTTCCCCCTCTCGAGAGAAATGATCCTTAAGCGAAGGGCACAGAGCTACGATCGATTTCACCGGGACTCGAATGGGATGGCGTCGACATCGCCGAACACTCGTTTTAAAGACGAAACGACGCGTTTTAGAAAAACTAAACTTATAAGGCCCATTAAGAACACAATTCCGGCCAATATAGCCCATTATGATCTCCACTATAAAGTCCCGTTACATTCTTCTTCCTTATTAGACTTTGAACGTTTCAGCTACTTTCTTACGAGTGGTAATTCACTGTGATAATTAACACATCAATCATACAGATAAATGCTTGATTATTCGCTATTCACACCAATAAACCAAATTATAACAAGGCATAAGCAGGGTCCCACAAAGACATAAGTTGTGAGACAAGGCAGATGGGGTTGTGTTGTGTAATGTTGAGTCACCATGACTCCTTCCAGTCTACTCTATCGAGACCGTCCACTATCGCCTTACGAAACTCATCATTGTGCAGTATAAAAGAGGACACGTGTCCACCTCTAACCCATCTCACTTCTGAACCAGGCCACGCCTTTTGAAGCTCCAACACAGAGTGCTTCGGTATGTATCCATCATCCTATACACAATCACacaaaatcatcatcatcagaaatGTGTCGTGAGTTATGGATTGATTTGTCTACTTACAGTTGCAGCAACAAAGATGACAGCTTCGGGGTTTTTGGGGACAGGGAAGCGAGTGACATCTGTGAGGGAGAGAACACTTCTCATCCTCTCTCTGACTTCATCAAGTGTCATTGCGATCTTCTGCGCTGCGAGTTCTTCCCTTAGTGCCTCCCAAGCGGTTCCATACTTTAGTATTCCTTCGCAGAAGGCAACGACTGCAGAGTGCGGAGATAGGAAGGGAAGTGTTGCAACTGGTGTTGGATGAAGTGATCCCACCATCGATGCATGTACTCCTCCTTTAACATGTTCACAACACTTTTCAGATTTCAGTTCAGCTAAGCAAAAAAAAGTCAGAAAATGCATAAAGATGCAATAAATGTTCTAAAAATTAGTTTAGGCTACTGCGCCTAAACGTCATCGGTTATAATcaaaatgattttcttaaaatccgATTTATGCgatttaaattagtttaaacCATTCCAAATCGGTTAAAATTTGTCTAGctttatttaattaaacaatAATGTTCATGCAAatccataatttttttctaatttcacttttttgtatatctaattttcataattcatcataattttataattagacacaaaaactaaaatatctaatataaatgtgaaatttatcAATATTCGTTAATGCCTAGAAGCTAGACTCCGAATAATCCACCTATTGGCTAGTCCTCTATAAAATATCTAGTTACCGCATATTGATTACTCGAACATTGGATGCAATCACATAGATCCCTCATGGATGCATATAACAATAGTTCATCCAACTTAACGCAATGCAAAAGCTCACAACTTAGTTAATAACTTACCCATACTCAGCCCACAAACACCCATCTTTCCAAAGCCTTCCTCCACATCTAGCCAGTGAATAAGACTGCGAGACTCTTCAATCGTTGCCCTCCCTAGTAAAAGCAGATCACTAACACAGAGGAGCCTCGCTCCACGTTGTAGAAAGGGACGCCTTCGGCCATAGAAAGGGCTGCAGTGGCATTATCTAATGTTTGATCAAAAGACATGGCAAAAGCTTCAAAGGCGGTCATAACTAAAAGCTGAAAAAGAGTCTCTCTCTACTCTAATTTACCTTTCCAGCACCATTGTCGCAATGTTTTGCTTCACCAAAGGTCCACCAAGACGCAATCTCCTGTCATATGTATGATCACCCGTGCCTAAAAACAATGCCAAAACATTATCAGCAATACCATAGATCAAGATCACATAAGCAACTAGACAAGGCATTCCAGCATAGAGCATAGCAACTAGTtctatcaaaagaaaaaaaaaaactagttctATAACTATGGACTCTGTTTCTTTCCATGTGCATAAAGGATCCAACTTTAACACGAGAATCTGTAAAAGGACCTACCTGCGAGATGAACAACACATGACATCTTCTGGGGAGGAACGTCTTTAGGAACAAGCCAAGCGACTCTGGCCGTGCGAGACTCAGGAGGCAGAGCAGCGGTAAGCTCGTCGTCGCAGGGAGTTTGGAAAACGCCTTCTCTGAGACGAGCGGTCTTCGTCTCCCAGACGGTTCTCCACACAGGACGGACCAACGGTGGTGGTGGACAGTTATGGCCTTCGAGATACATGGGGAAGAGCTGTTTAGCCATCCGCTCGAGGAGCTCGAGCTTGGGACCACCCCATCCTCGTGAGAAGAAGGGTGGCGTTATCCTCGTCCGGTGCATTAAGGCTCCGTATATGTGGTCGATTACGTAATGGAGCGTGCCCAATCTGGTTGTCATTGTTGGTGATTGATCTTTTCGAATGTGATTTTGGATTCGGATGCTTTTATCATCGGAGAGTTGACTTGGGAGTCAAGATTACGGAATTGGATGAAAGCGTTAATGTTCGGAGATcgacggagaagaagaagattaggTAAGAGAAGCGTGAAGAGACAAaccggagagagagagaggcgatGGAAATAGAAAGACCGGACAAGAGAGCGAGAGAGTTTGGTTGGTGGGCTTCTGTTATGCCACGCTGTCATTATATGGGCCCCGTTGTGTGggtttggtctttttttttagagaatcTTTTATCCATCCAAAAAGGTTGACTTTTGGCATtagcataaatttttttttttgaagcataatttgaaaaaaaataataataataattgaaatCCCAAATTATATGAAACTAGTTGGGATCTGTTGGGACCTCTGTTTTTATTGGCTGTcttgtgttcttttttttaaatgcaatgCAGCTAAAAATTGTTCGAAAAAATGCATGTTCTTAGTTTTTATAAGTTAAGAGtcggttttaatttttttttagttaaaaattaagagaagtTTTCTTATATTCTGCTAAAAGCTTCATCCTAAGAATTCCCGTTAATTATGCTCTAATAAAagttgttgaataaaaatggtCTGGTCTTGCTCCTTTTTTAATTCCAATGAAATTGTAGGagttgaaataatattttaaagtaaTCTTAAGTTGATTATCTAACTTTTTCACAATAGTATTTTCCTTTTATTTGTTAAAGAACCTTTGCACCATTATTATTACTTCAAGTTGTCAATTTTCCTTGTGAATaaccacaaaaataaaaacacatgtGCAACAACACTACAAAGGAGAGTATATATACTGGTGCCTTGGACACAAGAAGGAAGTATGGTTGCACTTgcacaaacaaacataaaattacACAAGAAAGTGTACAATGGTCCACTTAAAACATTTTGGAAACGTCAAACGAACATTATTCACCTACTTTCAACTTCTCTATAAATTAAACACAATCACAAACTCAAAATGATGGGTTTCTAGATAATAGTGGTATATGCAAAAAGTGAAGGCTCTTGTTTCACACTCATACTCTTCTTTATCTACTAAACATTGGCTTATTGTTTCGTTTCAGTAACGAATGTCCTAATAAAATTTATACggaggaacaaaaaaaaaacaacgaaAAAAAGATCGCTAGTAGAGTTACGTTTTGCCGCAACATCCACCTCTCTTGTCACTCTCCTGCTCACTCGGAATAATAATCCTAGTCCCTTTTAACAAGTTTGAATTCCCATCAGCATCATCATCAGCCGTTAATGATTTCTTGCTGATTATACGATAAATCTCTGTTAAGATAGTCAAAAACGCAGTTTCAACATTAGTAGCTTCGAGAGCAGATGTTTCCATGAAGAACAAGTTTTCTCTTTCTGCAAACTCTTGTGCGTCTTCTGTTGGCACTGCTCTTAGGCTTCCAAGATCACATTTGTTTCCTATTAGCATAATCACTATGTTTTTGTCCGCATGTCCTCTTAATTCTTCAAGCCATTTAGCCATGTGATCAAATGATTGACGTTTGGTCATGTCGTAGACCAGCATTGCCCCAACAGCTCCACGGTAGTATGCGCTTGTCACCGCCCGGTATCTGAAATAAGAGGAACAGTAACAGTTTCATAAACAAAGTTATGGTCAATCTATATAGCACACGAGATATCTGTGAAACCTCACATAGCCATGTTGCATTGGACATGACATATAAGAGTAGAATCATCAAACTAGCTCATGATTGTCCATAAAAGTTCAGACTTAAAAAGTAAGTGGGAAACTTATTTTCTTTCTCCTGAATAGTATTATAGTAATGACCAAGAAGCCTAAAATCAATGAGCATACTCGTGTGCATAAAGTAAGAAAAGCAGTCAACGAGGAGTTGATGATCTATTGGTTAAAACTTTTAGATCACTTAGTTGGGTCTAAAAGGTCATATGTTCGATTTTCGTCGGGAATAGTCTGATCTAAAGAGAGTTAGTTCAACATGGTTTAGACCTCGAGCCTTCAGGCCAAAAAACTCCAAGTCATTCCAAAACAAAAAACGATGTGGTACGTAGGTGTATGGTTAAGTAAAGTTCGTATGAATAATCCCATTCGATGATATCTTACAAAATAATCCAGAAGATTCTAACCTAATTTTCCATATATCGACTAATACTGGATCATATACCTGTTGCCTGATTGTTTAAGACATAGTTTCCGACAAGAAACACAAACTATTTGTGTATTTACAGATAAAGGATAAATGTCACTACcacatattataatattatacatgCATGGCAGTGTCACTCTCTCAAATGAATGATTTGAGATCATAAAGCAAAAGGAATTAAGTGGAAGTTAGCAAACCTTTCTTGACCAGCCGTATCCCAAATCTGAGCTTTGACAGTTTTGTTATCGATAACAAGCGTTTTAGTTTGGAACTCAACACCGATGGTTGCTTTAGAATCAACACTAAATTCGTTCCTAGCGAACCGAGCAAGCAGCTGAGTTTTACCAACCGCTGAATCGCCGATCAACACGACTTTGAAAACATAATCGATCTTTTGGTTGTAATCTCCATACAAATTAGACATATCGATCGTTCGGTCACCTTcttattcaaaaacaaaaacagttaTAATAAACACGCAGATAATTGTAGATCACGTCAGATAATTGTAGATCACGACGTGAAGAGTCTTGGATTCGTGTTGCACACATAATCTACCATGAACAAAATTACAAGAAACTTAGATCAAGATGGACGTAGGAGGAGGGGGAGGAGGACAACGATTACGAACGGTGGTTAGGCATTTGATACGTAGACAAGAGAAAGTTTCACCCTAAGCCAAATTCATCTTGGCCGGTCTATCACTCTATCTTACTTCCTTTTTGCCCTAGGTCACCGGTTCAATAGTTTAACCGGTGGTCTTTATCAAAACCGATTGTTACCAGGAAACGATTAACAAAACTCAAGCAAAActtctatttaatttttaaataatcatAAACGAAATTAATGGAGAACGTATCTGAAactcaaaaattaaattttgtaagaATAGTtgattcaaaatcattaaaagAATATAT of the Brassica rapa cultivar Chiifu-401-42 chromosome A03, CAAS_Brap_v3.01, whole genome shotgun sequence genome contains:
- the LOC103859431 gene encoding protein ABHD18, with the translated sequence MTTRLGTLHYVIDHIYGALMHRTRITPPFFSRGWGGPKLELLERMAKQLFPMYLEGHNCPPPPLVRPVWRTVWETKTARLREGVFQTPCDDELTAALPPESRTARVAWLVPKDVPPQKMSCVVHLAGTGDHTYDRRLRLGGPLVKQNIATMVLESPFYGRRRPFLQRGARLLCVSDLLLLGRATIEESRSLIHWLDVEEGFGKMGVCGLSMGGVHASMVGSLHPTPVATLPFLSPHSAVVAFCEGILKYGTAWEALREELAAQKIAMTLDEVRERMRSVLSLTDVTRFPVPKNPEAVIFVAATDDGYIPKHSVLELQKAWPGSEVRWVRGGHVSSFILHNDEFRKAIVDGLDRVDWKESW
- the LOC103859432 gene encoding ras-related protein RABA4d, translating into MSNLYGDYNQKIDYVFKVVLIGDSAVGKTQLLARFARNEFSVDSKATIGVEFQTKTLVIDNKTVKAQIWDTAGQERYRAVTSAYYRGAVGAMLVYDMTKRQSFDHMAKWLEELRGHADKNIVIMLIGNKCDLGSLRAVPTEDAQEFAERENLFFMETSALEATNVETAFLTILTEIYRIISKKSLTADDDADGNSNLLKGTRIIIPSEQESDKRGGCCGKT